The following proteins are encoded in a genomic region of Anticarsia gemmatalis isolate Benzon Research Colony breed Stoneville strain chromosome 17, ilAntGemm2 primary, whole genome shotgun sequence:
- the LOC142980198 gene encoding LOW QUALITY PROTEIN: meckelin (The sequence of the model RefSeq protein was modified relative to this genomic sequence to represent the inferred CDS: substituted 1 base at 1 genomic stop codon) gives MPGTCQSGQYYEPSVLACQACPANASLVTSADGFGCSCEEHSIPVSINRCKPCNATEVVSSDGTSCVPRRCQNSAGRFVCRKCPADYISVTQNLDGSALKEVQCVKCARGFKAENNVCVRCESCTCAKSQIIVRGACVPKSYVNARPKYEENSLHPLALLDVVKHEYLCTQNDLRACRTLASECVRNFYSIDPAGPCRLWIQSNIPTPKGLPPLTVESSLSDKNPGETNLPRGKDSLFLAAAVFASDGGVKFLKDKEQETSPCYLPVYIRIGRDFTHDCTMNVSSKLNEDLNVTVSPYLYTDGHLIQVPVYPRKPNGYNVQRGTWLSNKFKRYFIVDQFLSTTTNATNTVYLRTMIIRVQIERDKSSVGSLKVFISVEVNYATKSQHSDSVVMTLSVVHVMPEAGVHRGLEIWGGVLGSLLALYAMVQWRGVVRRGGLYFAIVPLLAGTLADTLYFATWFSTLHALAAEAGTLGLTLPLSRSEEHLIKALIYSAVALKAFXVAWVNFNQCRCDMFFLDWSEYNPPFRDACSMDKSTNWRANTLAREWSRMQTMRRVSPDLTVTLALFILHILTPWQSYLPQSQGYKWAIATIAWWSSYTTFLVTRWVTDRLVGSPTKDLPNICSNVGLSLLVFEEDFYAHYVHGRNDDSKELRSMAGPLATCRVVCAPQLRIVYKQLSLSIPGKGLGATETRQALLSRFLAAFFERALDGLSWVASERTILERLLDVELTTREAGNTSTLLYDPDDSTPSCFAVTWWAEEWTLSTFDAMLFGCMLLAVNESLIAALVTVIVWQIMKQLRIGFGKRNQREKTEIEI, from the exons ATGCCGGGTACTTGCCAGTCGGGACAGTACTATGAGCCGAGTGTTCTCGCCTGCCAGGCGTGTCCTGCTAATGCTTCTCTAGTCACTTCTGCTGATG GCTTCGGCTGCTCATGTGAGGAGCACAGCATTCCGGTGAGTATCAACCGCTGCAAGCCGTGCAACGCGACAGAGGTGGTGTCATCAGACGGGACCAGCTGCGTGCCCAGGCGATGTCAGAACAGTGCCGGGAGATTCGTTTGTAGGAAGTGTCCAGCGGACTATATTAGTG TAACTCAAAACCTAGACGGCTCAGCTCTCAAAGAGGTTCAATGCGTAAAATGCGCCCGAGGCTTCAAAGCAGAGAACAACGTGTGTGTTCGCTGTGAGTCGTGCACTTGTGCCAAGAGTCAGATCATCGTGCGAGGAGCCTGCGTGCCCAAGAGCTATGTGAACGCCAGGCCCAAGTATGAAGAGAATAGCCTGCATCCACTCGCACTGTTGGATGTTgttaaacacgagtatttgtgtaca CAAAACGATCTGCGAGCCTGCCGCACCCTTGCCAGTGAATGTGTAAGAAACTTCTACTCCATAGATCCAGCTGGACCTTGCAGACTCTGGATACAATCTAACATACCTACTCCTAAAG GTTTACCTCCACTGACCGTAGAATCATCATTATCAGACAAAAACCCTGGCGAAACAAACTTGCCTCGAGGAAAG GATTCCCTATTCCTAGCAGCAGCTGTATTTGCATCTGATGGAGGAGTCAAGTTTCTCAAAGACAAAGAACAAGAGACGTCCCCGTGCTACCTGCCTGTGTATATAAGAATAGGAAGAGATTTCAC ACATGATTGCACTATGAACGTTTCAAGTAAACTAAACGAAGATTTGAATGTGACTGTATCGCCATATTTATATACAGACGGACATTTGATACAAGTTCCTGTTTATCCAAGGAAACCTAATGGCTACAATGTTCAG agAGGTACCTGGTTATCTAACAAGTTCAAAAGGTATTTCATCGTAGACCAATTTCTATCGACTACGACGAATGCTACGAACACCGTTTATCTTCGGACCATGATTATTCGAGTACA GATAGAAAGAGATAAAAGCAGCGTGGGCTCGTTGAAAGTGTTCATATCAGTGGAGGTGAACTACGCGACAAAGTCACAGCACTCTGACTCCGTAGTCATGACGCTGAGCGTGGTGCATGTTATGCCTGAAGCTGGCGTTCATAGAGGACTTGAG ATATGGGGTGGAGTGCTAGGATCTTTACTAGCCCTCTATGCTATGGTACAATGGCGAGGAGTAGTGAGAAGAGGTGGCCTCTACTTTGCAATCGTGCCTTTATTAGCTGGGACTCTAGCTGATACTTTGTATTTT GCCACGTGGTTTTCCACGTTACATGCTTTAGCAGCAGAAGCTGGTACGCTGGGACTAACATTACCCTTGTCGCGTAGTGAAGAGCATTTAATCAAAGCGTTAATTTATTCTGCTGTGGCTTTAAAA GCTTTCTAAGTGGCTTGGGTTAACTTTAACCAGTGTCGGTGTGATATGTTCTTTCTGGACTGGTCTGAGTACAACCCACCGTTCAGAG ATGCGTGTTCAATGGACAAGTCGACCAACTGGCGAGCAAATACACTTGCAAGAGAATGGAGTAGAATGCAAACTATGAGAAGAGTTTCACCAGACCTCACTGTTACTCTagcattgtttattttacat ATCCTGACTCCCTGGCAGTCCTACCTACCACAGAGCCAAGGCTACAAATGGGCAATAGCGACCATCGCCTGGTGGTCTTCATATACAACGTTCTTGGTCACTCGTTGGGTCACTGACCGGCTGGTCGGTTCACCAACTAAAGACTTGCCAAACATTTGCTCCAATGTTGGTCTATCGCTGCTGGTGTTTGAAGAAGATTTTTACGCTCATTATGTTCACGGAAG AAATGATGACTCTAAGGAGTTAAGGTCGATGGCTGGACCTTTAGCAACGTGTCGTGTAGTGTGTGCACCACAACTAag gATTGTGTATAAACAGTTATCGCTCTCAATACcaggtaa aggttTAGGAGCAACTGAAACACGCCAAGCTTTACTTTCAAGATTCTTGGCAGCATTCTTTGAAAGG gCTTTGGACGGCCTTAGCTGGGTTGCAAGTGAACGCACAATATTAGAGCGGTTATTAGACGTGGAACTTACTACTCGAGAGGCTGGCAACACTAGCACTCTTCTGTACGATCCCGATGATAGCACTCCTTCGTGCTTTGCTGTTACGTG GTGGGCCGAGGAGTGGACTTTATCAACATTTGACGCAATGCTTTTCGGCTGTATGTTGCTAGCTGTTAATGAATCCTTAATAGCTGCACTGGTGACCGTTATAGTGTGGCAG ataatgAAACAACTTAGAATTGGATTTGGCAAGAGAAATCAGAGAGAAAAAACGGAGATCGAGATTTGA